The Parashewanella tropica genome window below encodes:
- a CDS encoding alpha-amylase family protein, with product MKTNLLAVTLLLSSSASFMTQADTILHAFNWKYSEVKEKAQEITQLGYKKVLVSPAYKSTGDAWWARYQPQDYRVIDNPLGDTDDFKQMIAALKDNGVDTYADIVFNHMANEASQRSDLNFPGSKILSQYSQQSEKYQSITVFGDLSQNLFTASDFHPAGCIGDYTNVWEVQNKRLCGGNGDPGLPDLTDNSWVVSQQQAYLKALKTMGVKGFRVDAAKHMTMSHINKVFTPEIKSGTHVFGEIIANGGRGHVDYDRFLAPYLQQTDHGAYDFPLFSQIRKAFAFGGTMKHLVDPGAFGQALPNHRAITFSVTHDIPLNTGFRNQILNETDEKLANAYIFGRDGGVPLVYSDHNESNDNGRWQDLYKRSDIKGMIKFHNATQGRGMKVVNSDDCFILFKREHLGVVGINKCDQGKDVWVNTAVDNLYWHRNYRDTLSNDVQRVSSQWHKFYLPARSARMWLME from the coding sequence ATGAAAACAAACCTTCTGGCAGTAACCTTGCTCCTTTCAAGTTCTGCATCTTTTATGACTCAAGCTGACACCATCTTGCATGCGTTTAACTGGAAATACAGTGAAGTCAAAGAAAAAGCACAAGAAATCACTCAACTTGGGTATAAAAAAGTGTTGGTTTCTCCAGCTTATAAATCTACGGGGGACGCTTGGTGGGCACGCTATCAGCCACAAGATTATCGCGTGATTGATAATCCACTAGGTGATACCGATGATTTTAAGCAAATGATTGCAGCGCTCAAAGACAATGGCGTTGATACCTATGCTGATATCGTATTTAACCATATGGCGAATGAAGCCAGTCAACGATCCGACTTGAACTTTCCGGGTAGTAAAATCCTGTCTCAATATTCTCAGCAATCAGAAAAGTACCAATCGATTACTGTATTTGGCGATTTAAGCCAAAACTTATTTACTGCTTCAGATTTTCATCCAGCAGGTTGTATTGGTGACTATACCAATGTTTGGGAAGTGCAAAATAAGCGTTTGTGTGGCGGTAATGGCGACCCCGGTCTACCCGATTTAACGGATAACTCATGGGTAGTGAGTCAGCAACAAGCTTACTTAAAGGCACTGAAAACCATGGGCGTTAAAGGATTTCGTGTCGATGCAGCTAAGCATATGACCATGTCTCATATAAACAAGGTGTTTACGCCTGAGATCAAATCGGGAACTCATGTTTTTGGTGAAATCATCGCCAATGGTGGCAGAGGGCATGTAGATTACGACCGCTTTTTAGCGCCGTATTTACAACAGACTGATCATGGTGCTTACGATTTCCCACTGTTTAGCCAAATTCGTAAAGCGTTCGCATTTGGTGGCACCATGAAGCACCTTGTCGATCCTGGCGCATTTGGGCAAGCTTTACCGAATCACCGTGCCATTACCTTTAGCGTCACTCATGATATTCCGTTAAATACAGGGTTTCGCAATCAAATTTTAAATGAAACTGATGAAAAGCTCGCAAATGCTTACATCTTTGGTCGCGATGGTGGTGTGCCACTGGTTTATTCCGATCACAATGAAAGTAACGATAATGGTCGCTGGCAAGATTTATATAAACGCAGCGACATAAAGGGCATGATTAAGTTTCATAATGCGACTCAAGGTCGAGGGATGAAAGTCGTGAACTCTGATGATTGTTTCATACTGTTCAAGCGTGAACACCTTGGTGTTGTCGGAATAAACAAATGCGATCAAGGCAAAGACGTGTGGGTGAATACGGCGGTTGATAATTTGTATTGGCACCGTAACTATCGTGATACCTTATCGAATGATGTGCAGCGTGTTTCAAGCCAATGGCATAAATTCTATTTGCCGGCGAGAAGCGCAAGAATGTGGTTGATGGAATAA
- a CDS encoding LacI family DNA-binding transcriptional regulator, whose protein sequence is MKGKATSLDIAHLAGVSQSTVSRALRNSPLVKKETIDEVKRIAKELNYKVDKHASSLRTQTSNTLALLIFADPTSDNSLINPFFLSMLGSITQATAKKEYDLLLSFQQHSDDWHADFEDSHKADGIILLGYGDAVAFEPKLKQLEEQGTHYVRWGPQLAEHPSVCCDNKDGGFQAATHLLNQGHKRIAFIGDASVHCPEFFDRYQGYAEALIKSGLPIEPKLQADAISTEQSGYEATLALLDSGQEFTALFGASDLIAIGAIKALKDRGKHIPTDVSVVGFDDIQIAQFMNPPLTTIRQDTHKAGEMLVEVLIDKIQGNQQQQVMLSPELVTRNSSKNI, encoded by the coding sequence ATGAAAGGGAAAGCCACTTCTCTCGACATTGCCCACCTTGCAGGTGTCTCTCAATCAACGGTTTCACGAGCGCTTAGAAATAGCCCTTTAGTAAAGAAAGAAACCATTGATGAGGTTAAGCGCATTGCCAAAGAACTGAATTATAAAGTAGATAAACATGCGAGCAGTCTTCGAACTCAAACCAGCAATACGCTAGCACTGCTAATTTTTGCCGATCCGACTTCTGATAACTCTCTGATCAATCCATTTTTCTTGTCGATGCTTGGCTCTATTACTCAAGCCACAGCAAAGAAAGAGTATGATTTACTGCTTTCATTTCAGCAGCATTCCGATGATTGGCATGCCGACTTTGAAGACAGCCATAAGGCTGATGGCATCATCCTATTAGGGTACGGTGATGCCGTTGCTTTTGAGCCGAAATTAAAACAGCTGGAAGAGCAGGGTACCCATTATGTTCGCTGGGGACCTCAACTGGCTGAGCATCCGTCTGTATGTTGTGACAATAAAGATGGCGGCTTTCAAGCAGCAACGCATTTACTTAATCAAGGCCATAAAAGAATTGCCTTTATTGGCGATGCTTCTGTGCATTGTCCTGAGTTTTTTGACCGTTACCAAGGTTATGCCGAAGCTTTGATTAAATCAGGGTTACCGATTGAGCCAAAACTCCAAGCGGATGCCATTTCAACAGAGCAATCAGGGTATGAAGCTACCCTAGCTTTGTTAGATAGTGGTCAAGAATTCACGGCATTATTTGGTGCTAGTGACTTAATTGCAATCGGTGCGATTAAAGCGTTAAAAGATCGAGGTAAGCATATTCCTACAGATGTGAGTGTGGTTGGTTTTGATGATATTCAAATTGCTCAGTTTATGAACCCACCATTGACCACAATTAGACAGGATACTCATAAAGCGGGTGAAATGCTGGTGGAAGTATTGATTGATAAGATTCAGGGCAATCAACAACAGCAAGTGATGCTGAGCCCTGAATTAGTAACTAGAAATTCATCTAAAAATATTTAA